In the genome of Sebastes umbrosus isolate fSebUmb1 chromosome 14, fSebUmb1.pri, whole genome shotgun sequence, one region contains:
- the LOC119502334 gene encoding GTPase IMAP family member 8-like — protein MSGLRVVLLGSSWSERSSVGNFILGETVFNTEKEPDCSQRVSRQLKEKEIVVINTPDLLFPDIPLEQLTKPVENCVNLSDPGPHVFLLVLQPEDFTEEHKLKLCRVLQLFGDQSFDRSLILISTPREESPTFMDKPDQPLKDMMTMCRYRYLYQKNLEPPELFTRLGQTAKENSGDRVSSDVFEDGNAGLIMTLKSGHVKPSLKLVLCGRRGAGKTSAVKAILGQTELQSVSSSSECVKHQGEVCGRRVSLVELPALYGKPEEAAMEESFRCISLCDPEGVHAFILVLPVGPLTDEDKGELKTIQNTFSSPVNDFTMILFTVETDPTDPDVVQFINKNNGIQELCQSCGGRYLVLNIKDKQQIPELLDAVEKMRGERSRCFTMKMFTTAQKEKVSRLRAELQDVKQRSEMGGADENQSRECLKMVLIGKTGTGKSSTANTILGKKHFKPVTPKPANKSCEKATGEIDGRPVVVVNTHSLFNTTVSKIQQEIKRCMSMLSPGPHVFLLVLQIGNFTPEEKDSVELIQKYFGKKSGDFIIIIFTGADELEDQPFESYIKDCDGFVKQLINDCGGRYQVFNNKDDTNRTQVRELLLNVEAMVKKNGGCYDAEMFDDIEGDTQIQVERSLKEKEEDLQGKHQEDLKTLRSQITEEERKLSAKQLQEKDECIKKQCEERKKEREEEERRRKKQDDTMRQESRRTLEALEKIVQSEKENAAKKLEQVRKEIERKQDAWDKERKDTWERIRQEDKQRLEKGKTSFRKLQEEYHSNRIRLTCCVVGLLLLVLFLLCYMFLR, from the exons A tgtCTGGGCTGAGGGTTGTTCTGCTGGGGAGCAGCTGGTCTGAGAGGAGTTCAGTGGGGAACTTCATACTGGGAGAGACTGTGTTCAATACTGAGAAAGAACCAGACTGCTCTCAGAGAGTCAGTAGACAGTTGAAGGAGAAAGAAATAGTTGTCATCAATACTCCAGATCTGCTGTTTCCTGACATCCCCCTAGAACAACTGACAAAGCCTGTAGAAAACTGTGTGAATCTCTCTGATCCTGGACCTCACGTGTTCCTGCTGGTTCTACAGCCTGAAGACTTCACTGAGGAACACAAACTTAAGCTCTGTAGAGTCCTTCAACTCTTCGGTGATCAATCGTTTGATCGTTCATTGATACTGATATCAACACCCAGAGAGGAGAGTCCAACTTTCATGGACAAACCAGACCAGCCCTTAAAAGACATGATGACAATGTGTAGATACAGATACTTGTACCAGAAGAACCTTGAACCTCCAGAGCTGTTCACACGTTTGGGTCAAACTGCAAAGGAGAACAGTGGAGATCGTGTGAGCAGTGATGTGTTTGAGGATGGGAATGCAGGTTTGATCATGACACTAAAGTCTGGACACGTCAAACCATCTTTGAAGTTGGTTCtgtgtgggaggagaggagcagggaAGACTTCAGCAGTCAAGGCCATTTTAGGTCAGACAGAGCTTCAGTCAGTCTCCAGCTCATCAGAGTGTGTTAAACATCAGGGAGAGGTGTGTGGACGTCGGGTTTCCCTGGTGGAGCTTCCTGCCTTGTATGGAAAACCTGAGGAGGCAGCGATGGAGGAATCATTCAGGTGTATCTCCCTCTGTGATCCTGAGGGCGTCCATGCCTTCATCCTGGTCCTACCTGTGGGTCCTCTCACTGATGAAGACAAGGGAGAGTTAAAGACCATCCAGAACACATTCAGCTCTCCAGTCAATGACTTCACCATGATTCTGTTCACTGTGGAGACAGATCCTACAGATCCAGATGTTGTTCAgtttataaacaaaaataatggcATCCAGGAGCTCTGTCAGAGCTGTGGAGGAAGATATCTGGTTCTCAACATCAAGGACAAACAGCAGATTCCAGAGCTGTTGGATGCTGTTGAAAAGATGAGAGGTGAAAGATCTAGATGCTTCACAATGAAGATGTTTACCACAGCTCAGAAGGAGAAGGTTTCAAGGCTTAGAGCTGAACTGCAGGATGTGAAACAGAGAAGTGAGATGGGAGGAGCTGATGAAAATCAGAGCAGAGAGTGTCTCAAGATGGTGCTGATTGGAAAGACTGGTACCGGCAAGAGTTCAACAGCAAAcaccattttaggcaaaaagcatttcaaacCAGTCACCCCGAAGCCGGCGAACAAGTCTTGTGAGAAAGCAACAGGAGAGATTGATGGACGGCCTGTTGTTGTCGTCAACACCCACAGCTTGTTCAACACGACTGTCTCTAAAATTCAACAGGAGATTAAAAGATGCATGAGCATGTTGTCTCCTGGACCTCATGTGTTCTTACTGGTGCTGCAGATTGGGAACTTTACACCAGAGGAAAAAGACTCCGTGGAACTGATCCAGAAATATTTTGGCAAGAAGTCTGGAgatttcatcatcattatattCACCGGAGCAGATGAACTGGAAGATCAGCCATTTGAGAGTTATATCAAAGATTGCGATGGCTTTGTCAAACAACTCATTAATGACTGTGGAGGAAGATACCAGGTCttcaataacaaagatgacacAAACCGCACTCAAgtcagagagctgctgctcaATGTTGAGGCCATGGTGAAGAAAAATGGCGGCTGCTACGACGCAGAGATGTTTGACGACATAGAGGGAGACACACAGATACAAGTGGAGAGGAGTTtgaaagagaaggaagaggacCTCCAGGGAAAACATCAGGAAGATTTGAAAACACTGAGAAGCCAAATcacagaagaggagagaaaactgAGCGCAAAACAGCTGCAGGAGAAAGACGAATGCATCAAAAAGCAgtgtgaggagagaaagaaagaacgggaggaagaggaaagaagaCGGAAAAAACAAGACGACACTATGCGACAGGAATCGAGAAGAACACTGGAAGCTTTGGAGAAAATAGTTCaatcagaaaaagaaaatgctgcAAAGAAGTTGGAGCAGGTTAgaaaagagatagagagaaagcaAGATGCCTGGGATAAGGAAAGAAAGGACACCTGGGAACGAATACGTCAAGAGGATAAACAGCGTCTGGAAAAGGGGAAAACAAGCTTCAGAAAGCTCCAAGAAGAGTACCACAGCAACAGAATAAGGTTGACATGTTGTGTGGTTGGGCTGCTGTTGTTGGTATTATTTCTATTATGTTATATGTTTCTGCGTtag